Proteins co-encoded in one Sebastes fasciatus isolate fSebFas1 chromosome 11, fSebFas1.pri, whole genome shotgun sequence genomic window:
- the LOC141776283 gene encoding uncharacterized protein LOC141776283 codes for MGGKQSRGFSNKELNEVSQRRKSSGRDDQPSVSSAAERIRRHATVHFGYSTLSLAMRSLDETPSELWELRELQKLNLSMNCLCSLPSALGAMNNLEILNLWGNNLSSLPPEISLLKKLRVLFACRNRLSEVPEELGSCTCLEVLSLANNQITGLPGSLAAMHNLTKLNLSHNRIVHIPTCVYSMKGLVFLHLACNRLETIADQIQNLVNLKILIVEGNSIHTLPKTLCFLESLELLNVDFNDLQNVPMELYLLSRLGRLACHPMDKGLHIIHNPLLKPIQEVLQGGLSALYNYLKPT; via the coding sequence ATGGGTGGGAAGCAATCACGCGGTTTCTCCAACAAGGAGCTGAATGAGGTGAGTCAACGCAGGAAGAGTTCCGGGAGAGACGACCAGCCCAGCGTGTCCTCGGCCGCCGAGAGGATCCGCAGACACGCCACGGTGCACTTTGGCTACAGCACCCTCAGCCTGGCCATGCGATCGCTCGATGAGACCCCGTCTGAGCTGTGGGAGCTCCGAGAACTGCAAAAGCTAAACTTGTCCATGAACTGCCTGTGCTCTCTGCCCTCTGCCCTGGGCGCCATGAACAATCTGGAGATCCTCAACTTGTGGGGTAACAACCTGTCCAGCCTCCCGCCCGAGATCAGCCTCCTGAAGAAGCTGCGTGTGCTCTTCGCCTGCCGCAACCGCCTGAGCGAGGTCCCCGAGGAGCTGGGCTCCTGCACCTGCCTGGAGGTGCTCAGCCTGGCCAACAACCAGATCACAGGCCTCCCCGGCAGCCTGGCGGCCATGCACAATCTGACCAAACTCAACCTCAGCCACAACCGCATCGTACACATCCCCACCTGCGTCTACAGCATGAAGGGCCTGGTCTTTCTCCACCTGGCATGCAACCGTCTGGAGACCATCGCGGACCAGATCCAGAACTTGGTTAACCTGAAGATCCTCATCGTGGAGGGAAACAGCATCCACACACTGCCTAAGACGCTGTGCTTCCTGGAGTCTTTAGAGCTACTCAATGTTGACTTCAATGACCTGCAGAATGTGCCGATGGAACTGTACCTACTGAGCCGGCTCGGGAGGTTGGCCTGCCACCCGATGGATAAAGGACTTCATATTATCCACAACCCCCTCCTCAAGCCGATACAGGAGGTGCTGCAAGGAGGACTCAGTGCCCTCTATAACTACCTCAAGCCCACGTGA